In Roseofilum casamattae BLCC-M143, a single window of DNA contains:
- a CDS encoding DUF6464 family protein — protein MNLDLILVFFIGMIPPALSLWMMRKVEIQCQQRQEQLLQAHRRRPLRSPRERLLADLPTDSSRTIELSATIGDTTCQYNARSPYLRCAINPMGPCEQCCHYEASGPSPRFDEPKS, from the coding sequence GTGAACCTAGATCTAATTTTAGTCTTCTTTATTGGCATGATTCCACCCGCCTTATCCTTATGGATGATGCGGAAAGTGGAAATTCAATGCCAGCAACGACAGGAGCAACTCCTCCAAGCTCATCGTCGCAGACCCTTACGATCGCCAAGGGAACGGTTATTGGCGGATCTACCAACGGACTCGTCACGGACGATCGAGCTGAGCGCAACCATTGGAGATACCACCTGTCAATACAATGCTCGCTCTCCCTATCTTAGATGCGCGATTAACCCCATGGGGCCGTGCGAACAGTGCTGCCATTACGAAGCGAGCGGGCCGTCGCCTCGGTTTGACGAGCCAAAGTCTTGA
- a CDS encoding MFS transporter, translated as MSKHRSLFGLPQLPQSVWVLAGGRLLSQIGMGFTLFYAPIFFVNQVGLSATEAGLGLGSSAISGVLGRFLGGTLSDLPQWGRRRTLLLSALLSAIADVILATIFDFPSLLLGSIIMGLGMGLYWPAAEAAVADFTPRDRHNEAFAVSRLADNLGLGLGVPLGGLLIETGLSFRWLFVLDGISFVSFFLLIYCAIGEPQQAIASSERPMEASWIDKWKISLRDRTLQKFVLVNLLFTTYLSQTQSTLPLYFTNFLTAGGFNAPLLSKLFTAQIALMVICQLPVARWLSRWSHAKALVLSLCAWAMGFCLIWITGGVVNGAEIWAILALIAIAFASIAYTPSASALVVDLAPEELRGIYMAINAQCWAIGYAIGPAVGGWVLDYSVAVADGFWLLSGFSVTVGIAILLSLDRDYRR; from the coding sequence TTGAGCAAACATCGTTCTCTATTCGGTTTACCACAACTGCCTCAGTCCGTCTGGGTGTTAGCTGGCGGTCGCTTGCTCTCCCAAATTGGCATGGGGTTTACTTTGTTCTATGCTCCTATCTTTTTTGTCAATCAAGTCGGACTTTCTGCAACTGAAGCGGGTTTGGGACTGGGGAGTAGCGCTATCTCCGGCGTTCTCGGACGCTTTCTGGGAGGGACTTTGTCCGATCTTCCCCAATGGGGTCGTCGCCGGACGTTGCTTTTATCGGCGTTGTTATCCGCGATCGCCGATGTTATTTTAGCAACAATTTTTGATTTCCCCAGCTTGCTCCTCGGTAGTATCATCATGGGATTGGGTATGGGGTTGTACTGGCCGGCGGCAGAAGCGGCGGTGGCAGATTTTACGCCTCGAGACCGGCACAATGAAGCATTTGCTGTTTCTCGACTGGCGGATAATTTAGGGTTGGGACTCGGCGTTCCTTTGGGCGGTTTGTTAATTGAAACGGGTTTAAGTTTTCGCTGGTTATTCGTCCTTGATGGAATTTCCTTTGTTAGCTTTTTTCTGTTAATTTATTGCGCTATTGGGGAACCGCAACAGGCGATCGCATCTTCCGAGAGGCCAATGGAGGCGAGCTGGATCGACAAATGGAAGATCTCGTTGCGCGATCGCACTCTACAAAAATTTGTTCTGGTGAACCTGCTCTTTACCACCTATCTTTCCCAAACCCAAAGTACTCTACCTCTCTATTTCACCAACTTCCTGACCGCAGGTGGCTTTAACGCGCCGTTGTTGAGCAAGTTATTTACCGCCCAGATTGCTCTAATGGTTATTTGTCAGCTTCCCGTAGCGCGCTGGTTGAGTCGCTGGAGTCACGCCAAAGCTTTGGTGCTGTCTCTGTGTGCTTGGGCCATGGGATTTTGTTTAATTTGGATAACTGGTGGCGTTGTTAATGGAGCCGAGATTTGGGCAATTTTGGCATTAATTGCGATCGCCTTTGCCAGTATTGCTTATACTCCTTCTGCTTCTGCCTTAGTTGTCGATCTCGCTCCAGAAGAGTTGCGCGGAATCTATATGGCGATTAATGCGCAATGTTGGGCCATTGGTTATGCCATCGGGCCGGCGGTGGGAGGATGGGTATTAGACTACTCGGTGGCGGTAGCGGATGGGTTTTGGCTCCTCAGTGGATTCAGTGTTACCGTAGGAATCGCCATATTACTTTCCCTCGATCGTGATTATCGAAGATGA